A single window of Chloracidobacterium sp. DNA harbors:
- a CDS encoding glycogen debranching enzyme family protein codes for MISFGKNICCDYDLATGREWLLTNGIGGFACGTISGAATRRYHSILTSAVDPPLGRITVLSKYEETLVIDGQRYELSANRYPNVIEPQGYLNLSSFSIEPFPTWTYSVGGLELVKTLFMVHGSNTAVCEWAIAGGASTTVELEVRPLLSFVDYHHLQHEDPSFNAEYLIEDGRVAIRPYSDKPTLTIAHNANAVDESSYWYRNFEYSVEQERGFDFHEDLFQPFVLRFDLSTTAFAVASTDDAIPADPRTLREAELSRQTEIIAAAGKVGEVQKTLVLAADQFIVERGNGHSIIAGYPWFSDWGRDTMIALPGLTLSTGRPEIGRAILLEFSNHISEGMIPNRFPDEGETADYNTVDATLWYFEAIRAYVESTGDSEFVRELLFDKLVDIIEWHLRGTRYGIRVDTDGLLIAGEAGTQLTWMDAKVGDLVITPRIGKPVEIQALWYNALRIMSDFALDFERDAEYRHFTSMAELCEQSFNAVFWNRGEQCLYDVVDRSERDGSVRPNQIFAAGLTHSMLSRERARLVVDQVESELLTPFGLRSLSPKDSRYCPEYSGSPVKRDSAYHQGTVWAWLIGGFVDAYRRAYPERENRVEEFTSGLREHLSSAGIGQISEIFDAERPYTPRGCFAQAWSVGELLRILSHKDRGADVDS; via the coding sequence ATGATCTCATTCGGTAAAAATATCTGTTGCGACTACGATCTGGCAACCGGCCGTGAATGGCTTCTGACCAATGGAATCGGAGGTTTTGCCTGCGGCACTATATCGGGCGCCGCGACCCGTCGATATCACAGCATTCTTACCTCGGCGGTCGATCCGCCATTGGGGCGGATCACGGTCCTTTCAAAATATGAAGAGACACTTGTCATAGACGGCCAACGGTACGAACTGTCGGCCAACCGCTATCCGAATGTGATCGAGCCGCAGGGATATCTCAATCTAAGCTCGTTTAGCATCGAACCATTCCCAACCTGGACGTATTCCGTCGGCGGACTTGAACTCGTAAAGACGCTATTTATGGTCCACGGCAGCAACACGGCCGTTTGCGAATGGGCGATCGCGGGTGGTGCATCTACGACGGTCGAACTCGAAGTCCGGCCGCTACTTTCTTTCGTCGATTACCACCATCTTCAGCACGAAGACCCAAGTTTTAACGCCGAGTATCTGATTGAAGACGGCCGCGTTGCCATTCGCCCCTATTCCGACAAGCCGACGCTCACGATCGCCCACAACGCTAATGCGGTGGACGAAAGCAGTTACTGGTATCGCAATTTTGAGTATTCGGTCGAACAAGAACGCGGGTTCGATTTTCACGAGGATCTGTTTCAACCGTTCGTGCTCCGATTTGACCTCAGTACAACGGCATTTGCGGTCGCCTCGACAGACGACGCAATTCCTGCAGATCCGCGGACATTGCGAGAGGCAGAATTATCGCGGCAGACCGAGATCATTGCGGCAGCCGGAAAGGTGGGCGAAGTTCAAAAAACTCTGGTGCTCGCAGCGGATCAGTTTATTGTAGAACGAGGCAACGGCCATTCGATCATCGCCGGTTACCCTTGGTTTTCTGATTGGGGCCGCGACACGATGATAGCTCTGCCCGGCCTCACGCTATCGACGGGGCGGCCCGAGATCGGACGTGCGATATTGCTCGAATTCTCAAATCATATCTCCGAGGGAATGATCCCGAACAGGTTTCCGGACGAGGGTGAGACTGCCGATTACAACACGGTTGACGCAACGCTCTGGTATTTCGAGGCGATCCGAGCATACGTCGAGTCGACAGGCGATAGTGAGTTTGTACGCGAGCTACTGTTTGACAAGCTCGTCGATATCATCGAATGGCACCTTCGCGGCACTCGGTACGGCATTCGTGTAGATACCGACGGATTGCTGATCGCGGGTGAGGCGGGAACGCAGCTTACGTGGATGGATGCTAAGGTCGGCGATCTCGTAATCACACCGCGGATCGGCAAACCGGTCGAGATACAGGCACTCTGGTACAACGCTCTACGGATAATGTCAGACTTTGCTCTCGATTTTGAGCGTGATGCCGAATATCGACATTTCACCTCGATGGCTGAGTTGTGTGAACAGAGTTTCAATGCGGTTTTTTGGAATCGCGGCGAACAATGCTTATACGACGTTGTCGATCGTAGTGAGCGCGATGGATCGGTCAGGCCTAATCAGATATTTGCCGCCGGACTCACCCATTCGATGTTAAGCCGGGAGCGGGCCAGGTTGGTTGTAGACCAAGTCGAATCTGAGCTCCTGACGCCGTTCGGCTTGAGGTCGCTGTCACCCAAAGACTCGCGTTATTGTCCGGAATATAGCGGTAGCCCGGTTAAGCGCGACTCGGCCTATCATCAAGGAACCGTTTGGGCGTGGCTGATAGGCGGGTTTGTCGATGCATATCGCCGTGCTTATCCGGAACGCGAGAATCGTGTAGAAGAGTTCACAAGTGGGCTGAGAGAGCATCTTTCATCAGCAGGCATCGGTCAGATATCAGAGATATTTGACGCCGAGCGGCCATACACACCTCGCGGTTGTTTTGCTCAGGCGTGGAGTGTTGGCGAACTCCTTCGTATCCTGAGTCACAAGGATAGAGGTGCCGATGTTGATTCGTAA
- a CDS encoding glycosyltransferase family 4 protein, translating to MMRILQISSAKTFGGGERHMVDLCRGLQDRGHDVFVALRPTNEWESSLDFVPQDNFLHVSIRNSFGMFSAKRIGRFLNEKKIDIIHAHVARDYLAAGVACRISKETRFVLTRHVMFSLKPFHRFALNNVDKAIAVSPAVRGQLEKIFPSEKVAVINNGLRIPDLADSERLGREFRAFHKIPADAKLIGTMGELKPLKGQRDLVLAANEIAKTDERAYFVIAGKDNTADRRFRRELRRLVKVFGLESRFLWLDWLDDTSPFFAAIDLFVSPSHSESFGLALLEAMTRGKAVVATATDGAKELLGNVGRLTPIADPLALSVAIRSMLDDDELAKSSGEKLREIAADRFSLKRMVDLTEKLYFDLTAESRKAK from the coding sequence ATGATGCGTATCCTGCAAATATCATCGGCAAAAACATTCGGCGGCGGTGAGCGGCATATGGTAGATCTGTGCCGCGGCCTTCAGGACCGAGGACACGATGTCTTTGTTGCACTTCGGCCGACCAATGAATGGGAGAGCAGTCTCGACTTTGTGCCGCAGGATAATTTTTTACACGTGTCGATCCGCAATTCATTCGGGATGTTCAGTGCCAAGCGGATCGGCCGGTTTCTCAATGAAAAGAAGATCGATATCATCCACGCTCACGTTGCCCGCGACTATCTGGCGGCCGGCGTGGCGTGCCGCATCTCAAAGGAAACCCGGTTTGTATTGACCCGTCACGTAATGTTTTCGCTCAAGCCGTTTCATCGATTTGCCCTCAATAATGTCGATAAGGCGATCGCGGTGTCGCCGGCGGTCCGGGGCCAACTGGAAAAGATATTTCCGTCCGAAAAGGTGGCTGTTATCAATAATGGACTCCGCATCCCCGACCTCGCAGACAGTGAACGTCTTGGCAGAGAATTTCGTGCTTTTCATAAGATACCGGCGGATGCCAAGCTCATTGGTACGATGGGCGAACTTAAACCGCTAAAGGGACAGCGAGATCTGGTGCTGGCGGCCAATGAGATCGCCAAGACGGACGAGCGGGCGTACTTTGTGATCGCAGGAAAGGACAATACTGCGGACAGGCGATTTAGGCGAGAATTAAGACGGTTGGTCAAAGTTTTTGGGCTCGAAAGCCGATTCTTGTGGTTGGATTGGCTGGACGACACCTCACCGTTCTTCGCGGCGATCGATCTGTTTGTTTCGCCGTCGCATTCTGAGAGTTTTGGGTTGGCATTGCTCGAGGCGATGACTCGCGGAAAGGCCGTCGTCGCCACAGCGACGGACGGAGCCAAAGAATTGCTCGGCAATGTCGGCCGTCTCACACCGATCGCCGATCCGCTCGCACTTTCGGTAGCGATCAGGTCGATGCTAGATGACGATGAGCTTGCGAAAAGCAGCGGTGAAAAGTTGCGTGAAATTGCAGCAGACAGATTCTCACTAAAAAGAATGGTGGATCTGACAGAAAAGCTGTATTTTGATCTGACTGCTGAGTCTCGTAAAGCAAAGTAG
- a CDS encoding asparaginase: MDPVILANVIRGETVESIHRGHFIVLDGDGRTIASAGDASAVTYFRSSCKSLQAIPFIASGAADRFGFTEDEIALAVASHSGERIHVATAERMLSKAGFTESDLRCGAHLPFNEAEAHRMIAVGERPTQLHNNCSGKHASMLAFAKHIGADAATYESPENLVQVAILNCVAQFTEMPADQIAVGIDGCAVPNFAVPIAAMAKSFINLLSPPASLGEKTAGACKRIVSAMLRFPELIGGTGRLDTIIMKATDGRLICKVGADGVWLSGVLPSDRWPAGLAVALKIEDGDDYLSRPVVVVEILRQLGFLPSDGLPDLSPMPVKNRRGDDVGQINADIARFF, encoded by the coding sequence ATGGATCCTGTAATTTTGGCAAATGTGATCCGCGGCGAAACCGTCGAGTCTATCCATCGGGGCCACTTTATTGTTCTCGATGGCGACGGCCGTACGATCGCATCTGCCGGCGACGCGTCGGCGGTGACGTATTTTCGTTCGTCGTGCAAGTCATTGCAGGCAATACCGTTTATCGCAAGCGGTGCGGCGGATCGGTTTGGTTTTACCGAGGATGAGATCGCTCTCGCGGTCGCGTCACACTCGGGCGAGCGGATCCACGTTGCAACCGCGGAGCGTATGCTCTCGAAGGCGGGATTCACCGAATCTGACCTCCGCTGCGGTGCCCATCTGCCGTTTAACGAAGCCGAGGCCCACCGGATGATCGCCGTCGGCGAGCGGCCGACCCAACTTCACAACAACTGCTCGGGCAAACACGCATCGATGCTCGCCTTTGCCAAACATATCGGTGCTGACGCCGCGACCTATGAGTCACCTGAAAATCTGGTCCAAGTCGCTATCCTCAATTGCGTTGCCCAATTTACCGAGATGCCCGCCGATCAAATAGCGGTCGGTATTGACGGATGCGCGGTACCAAATTTTGCCGTGCCGATCGCTGCAATGGCGAAAAGCTTCATCAATCTGCTATCGCCGCCAGCGTCACTCGGCGAAAAGACTGCCGGGGCTTGCAAACGTATCGTCTCTGCAATGCTCAGATTCCCAGAGCTCATCGGCGGCACCGGTCGTCTCGACACAATAATTATGAAGGCTACTGACGGACGCCTCATCTGTAAGGTCGGTGCCGACGGCGTCTGGCTCTCCGGCGTTTTGCCGTCAGACAGATGGCCCGCCGGTCTTGCGGTCGCTCTCAAGATAGAGGATGGGGACGATTACCTTTCCCGCCCCGTTGTGGTGGTCGAGATACTTCGGCAATTAGGTTTCTTACCATCTGATGGCCTGCCGGATCTCTCACCGATGCCCGTCAAAAACCGCCGCGGAGACGATGTTGGTCAAATAAACGCAGATATCGCGAGATTTTTCTAG
- a CDS encoding M15 family metallopeptidase codes for MSRNPSSRFTIVIFWLILSIGVLGQSGPPKEDNKREADLIELTKLSRSIKLDIKYATTDNFVGKVVYPEARAFLQRPAAEAVVRVHKLLKKEGLGLVIYDGYRPWAITKLFWEVTPEDKRMFVANPEKGSKHNRGCAVDLGIYDRKTGKAIPMPSAFDEFSDRASPDYKGGTDEERANRDKLRRLMEAAGFTVNANEWWHFDFKAWQQYAIYNIAFSDIEKHTGQ; via the coding sequence ATGTCACGAAATCCGAGTTCTCGATTTACGATTGTCATTTTTTGGCTTATCCTTTCCATAGGCGTACTTGGCCAGAGCGGTCCGCCAAAGGAAGACAACAAGCGAGAAGCCGACTTGATCGAACTTACCAAACTCAGCAGATCGATAAAACTCGACATCAAGTACGCCACGACTGACAATTTTGTCGGCAAGGTGGTTTATCCCGAAGCAAGGGCTTTCTTGCAAAGACCGGCGGCCGAGGCCGTGGTTCGTGTGCACAAATTACTCAAAAAAGAAGGTCTCGGTCTCGTCATTTACGACGGTTATCGGCCGTGGGCGATTACAAAGCTGTTTTGGGAGGTCACACCGGAGGACAAACGGATGTTTGTTGCCAATCCCGAAAAGGGCTCAAAACACAATCGTGGATGTGCTGTCGACCTCGGCATCTACGACCGAAAAACCGGAAAAGCAATACCTATGCCCTCCGCCTTCGATGAGTTTTCGGATCGTGCATCGCCCGACTACAAAGGCGGCACCGACGAAGAGCGTGCCAATCGCGACAAACTGCGGCGACTGATGGAAGCCGCCGGTTTCACCGTCAACGCCAACGAATGGTGGCACTTCGATTTCAAAGCCTGGCAACAATACGCGATCTACAACATTGCGTTTTCCGACATCGAAAAACACACCGGACAATAG
- the recN gene encoding DNA repair protein RecN — protein MLTLFKIKNIALIDRLEIEFGPGLNLLTGETGSGKSIIVDSLGALTGDRLSSELIKQGETSAQIEGYFTVEQDLELSTIFEESGVDIEPDAEIIVRRDLSIAGKNRIFVNDQSVTQNFLKRIGSYLVDIHGQGEQAELYHVETHIRLLDTFAGADGLIKTAAAAFRSWANVRAQLVSLHKDESEKLQLVDVLRFQVDEIKRADLKPGEDAELEDEKRRVGNAEKLSNLSDEAYALLYENDHSTVSTLERAARKIAELGEYDASFREFDEGLRSAQAVVEELAIAARDFRHRLDFSPERLNEIEGRLAEIFRIKRKYGDAIEVILEHLAESERRLGNIETAELREQELERELADRRSDYITAAKKLHDKRVVAAKAFEKAVEASLAGVALEKARFEVRIDAPATDQADAEQRFSVNGYDTVEFYFSANPGEPTKPLAKVASGGEASRLMLVLKTTVRSGGQKKAAVFDEIDVGIGGRVAEAVGRKLKDLSSTSQVLCVTHQPQIASMADRHFVVEKDVSGRSTSVTVRELSREEKIEEIARMLAGEHITDAARENARTMLAGSA, from the coding sequence GTGTTAACACTGTTCAAGATCAAGAATATTGCCCTGATTGACCGGCTCGAGATCGAGTTCGGCCCGGGACTCAATCTGCTTACCGGCGAGACCGGATCGGGAAAATCGATCATCGTCGACAGCCTGGGGGCTCTGACCGGAGACAGGCTTTCTAGCGAACTCATCAAGCAGGGTGAAACCTCGGCACAGATAGAGGGATATTTTACGGTTGAGCAAGACCTGGAGCTTTCCACGATCTTTGAAGAATCGGGCGTCGATATCGAACCGGACGCAGAGATCATCGTCCGCCGCGACCTTTCGATCGCGGGCAAAAACCGGATATTTGTTAACGATCAGAGTGTCACGCAAAATTTCCTTAAGCGGATCGGCAGCTACCTCGTGGACATTCACGGCCAGGGCGAGCAAGCCGAACTCTACCACGTCGAAACTCACATCAGACTGCTCGATACGTTTGCCGGCGCAGATGGTTTGATCAAGACGGCGGCGGCGGCATTTCGCTCTTGGGCAAATGTTCGGGCTCAGCTCGTGAGTTTGCATAAGGATGAGTCCGAAAAGCTGCAGCTTGTTGACGTTCTTCGATTTCAGGTGGACGAGATCAAGCGGGCGGATCTGAAGCCGGGCGAGGATGCCGAACTCGAGGACGAAAAGCGCCGGGTTGGGAATGCGGAAAAACTGTCGAATCTCAGTGATGAGGCATATGCTCTACTGTATGAAAACGACCATTCGACCGTTTCCACGCTGGAAAGGGCCGCCCGAAAGATAGCCGAACTCGGAGAGTATGATGCGAGTTTCCGCGAGTTTGACGAAGGTCTCAGGTCGGCTCAGGCTGTGGTTGAGGAACTCGCCATCGCTGCTCGAGACTTTCGTCACCGGCTCGATTTTTCACCGGAACGCCTGAACGAGATCGAGGGCCGTTTGGCTGAGATATTCCGCATAAAGCGCAAGTATGGCGATGCGATCGAGGTCATCCTGGAACATTTGGCCGAATCAGAGCGGCGGTTGGGTAATATCGAGACAGCGGAACTGCGTGAACAGGAACTTGAACGCGAACTCGCCGATCGACGAAGTGACTATATTACCGCGGCCAAAAAGCTTCACGACAAGCGCGTTGTCGCTGCTAAGGCCTTCGAAAAAGCGGTCGAGGCGAGTTTGGCCGGAGTAGCACTCGAGAAAGCTCGATTTGAGGTGCGTATCGATGCTCCCGCAACTGATCAAGCGGATGCCGAACAACGGTTCTCAGTTAATGGTTACGACACCGTCGAATTTTACTTTTCTGCCAATCCCGGAGAACCGACAAAGCCGCTCGCAAAGGTTGCCTCCGGCGGCGAGGCTTCGCGATTGATGCTGGTGCTCAAAACGACCGTCCGATCCGGAGGTCAGAAAAAAGCCGCCGTATTTGATGAGATAGACGTCGGCATAGGAGGGCGCGTGGCCGAGGCGGTCGGGCGAAAGCTAAAGGATCTGTCGAGTACATCGCAGGTCTTATGTGTCACACATCAGCCCCAGATCGCGTCGATGGCTGACCGCCATTTCGTAGTTGAAAAGGACGTCTCGGGCAGGAGCACCTCTGTCACCGTACGCGAACTTAGCCGCGAAGAAAAAATCGAGGAGATCGCCCGAATGCTAGCCGGCGAACACATCACCGATGCCGCCCGCGAAAATGCCCGAACGATGCTCGCCGGGTCGGCCTAG
- a CDS encoding TonB-dependent receptor — MTKIFSSKTLSAMILLVLVAVGQSFGQAQAGSGQITGVVTDSNGAVVPSASLTLISKSTNETKTSTTGGDGTYRFVLLQPGKYTVKTTAANFAEVVLEVEVQVGRITDANVTLGAGGVSAVVEVTAEGVQTTSNNFDAVQNETAIQNLPINGRRFQDFVTLTPTAQVDPSRGQISLSGQRGINSNINVDGVDYNQPFFGGVRGGERSNSAFTIPQESVREFQVVAAGYSAEFGRSSGGIVNAVTKSGSNEVRGSLFYLLRPEQLAAGNNFAKALADQRLNALGVQATLAPTQHQFGGSIGGPIVKDKLFYFASYEQQRFRAPRQVLFQNLVGVATPVDAGQAAVYNFYRGNEAQYQSSNDAYAVLGKIDWNVNDANRFNVRYNFAANKALNGVSTGETALDPTTTSSISTNGTEEDRNHIFVGQMITTFSSNLINEIRGQYARETRPRTPNELLANINTAIGVYGTRNFLPTTQYDRRIQIGDAMTFISGAHTIKFGGEYSDIFADQTFGFNQTGVYTFSGLSATTGILEAMSTNRTATVRGRFDTTTARYNLQIGNLSGAYGIKELSFFAQDSWRINQKLTVNFGLRFEKQYNPSAEANNTPVLNLVRNTAWPLFGNRKLDPSIIPDSQNEWGPRIGFAYDPMGNGKTVIRGFAGEYYARTPLIVLAAPFNNFRNPAGDLSVTLGSPAFTSAGFNLATFETQNPQYVAIMGGTGFTPNTVYRQFAILGINLNTISLASLPILTSAQVATIQTSILNATTNPPANLGAFQGANFVGINPDFKNPQSFQWGGGVEHQVSSGITIGADYSEVNTIYLQRNRDINLPAPTGLDPVSGRVLVNRSLRPLTNIGTLQIRDSSARSVYRALTLRMNMNRKWGRINAFYTLSRSMSDDDNERDAGGVLYDNPYDLSSEMYNSRLDRRHQFVANPIFFLPWGFELSSAIRLRSGSPVDSRVGSDLNGDGNSNERPMTAPGLELRRNYFTNRPIYNVDLRVQKGIKFGETRKLLLSAEFFNVMNRSDSQFSGSSTTNYCATSNNVCGLSGITNINFLNLIQQSPSATNNGKLNLSGLNPGQQVFQMQLGARFQF; from the coding sequence ATGACTAAAATTTTTTCAAGCAAAACATTATCAGCAATGATCCTGTTGGTGCTCGTCGCGGTCGGCCAATCATTTGGTCAGGCACAGGCGGGTTCCGGACAGATCACGGGCGTAGTTACCGACTCAAACGGTGCTGTTGTCCCGAGTGCTTCATTGACACTGATCAGCAAATCGACAAACGAAACCAAAACTTCGACAACGGGCGGAGACGGTACTTACCGTTTCGTGCTTTTGCAGCCGGGCAAGTACACGGTCAAGACGACCGCAGCTAACTTTGCCGAGGTCGTACTCGAGGTCGAGGTCCAGGTTGGACGTATTACCGATGCAAACGTAACACTCGGAGCCGGCGGCGTATCTGCCGTTGTCGAGGTTACTGCTGAGGGCGTGCAAACGACGTCGAACAACTTTGACGCGGTGCAGAATGAAACGGCGATCCAGAATCTGCCGATCAACGGCCGCCGCTTTCAGGACTTTGTCACGTTGACGCCGACCGCACAGGTCGATCCGTCACGCGGACAGATCTCGCTTTCCGGACAGCGTGGTATCAACAGCAACATCAACGTTGACGGCGTCGACTACAATCAGCCGTTCTTCGGCGGTGTCCGCGGCGGCGAGCGTTCAAACTCGGCGTTTACGATCCCGCAGGAATCAGTTCGCGAATTTCAGGTAGTTGCAGCAGGTTATTCGGCTGAATTCGGCCGTAGCTCGGGCGGTATCGTCAATGCGGTTACCAAGTCGGGTTCGAACGAAGTTCGCGGTTCGCTGTTTTACCTTCTTCGCCCTGAGCAGCTCGCGGCCGGCAACAATTTTGCCAAGGCACTTGCCGATCAGCGTCTGAACGCTCTCGGTGTCCAGGCTACCCTCGCACCGACCCAGCATCAGTTCGGCGGTTCGATCGGCGGCCCGATCGTAAAGGACAAACTCTTTTACTTCGCGTCATACGAGCAGCAGCGTTTTCGTGCTCCGCGTCAGGTTCTGTTCCAGAATCTAGTCGGTGTTGCGACACCCGTCGATGCCGGACAGGCAGCTGTTTACAATTTCTACCGTGGAAATGAAGCTCAGTATCAATCATCCAACGATGCCTATGCCGTACTTGGCAAGATCGACTGGAACGTGAATGATGCGAATCGTTTCAATGTCCGCTACAACTTTGCCGCCAACAAGGCACTCAACGGCGTCTCGACCGGTGAAACCGCTCTTGACCCGACCACAACGAGTTCGATCTCGACGAATGGTACGGAAGAAGATCGCAACCACATCTTTGTTGGTCAGATGATCACGACATTCTCGTCAAATCTTATTAACGAAATTCGTGGGCAATATGCTCGTGAGACGCGTCCGCGTACGCCGAATGAGTTGTTAGCTAATATCAACACCGCCATCGGCGTTTACGGAACACGTAACTTCCTGCCCACGACCCAGTACGATCGTCGTATCCAGATCGGAGATGCAATGACCTTTATCTCCGGTGCTCACACGATCAAATTCGGCGGCGAGTACAGTGATATTTTTGCCGACCAGACCTTTGGATTTAACCAGACCGGCGTTTACACATTCTCCGGCCTGAGTGCTACGACCGGTATTCTTGAGGCAATGAGCACGAATCGTACGGCGACCGTCCGCGGCCGCTTTGATACGACCACGGCCCGTTACAACTTGCAGATCGGTAATTTGTCGGGTGCTTACGGAATCAAAGAACTTTCGTTCTTTGCTCAGGATTCGTGGCGTATTAACCAAAAGTTGACGGTCAACTTTGGTCTTCGCTTTGAAAAGCAGTACAACCCGAGTGCCGAGGCAAACAATACGCCGGTACTTAACCTTGTCCGCAACACAGCTTGGCCCCTCTTTGGCAACCGCAAACTCGACCCGTCGATCATCCCGGACAGCCAGAATGAATGGGGACCGCGCATTGGATTTGCATATGACCCGATGGGCAATGGCAAGACGGTCATCCGCGGATTTGCTGGTGAGTACTATGCACGTACGCCGCTGATCGTGCTTGCGGCACCGTTCAACAATTTCCGGAATCCGGCAGGTGACCTTTCGGTTACACTCGGTTCGCCGGCATTTACGTCTGCCGGATTTAATCTGGCAACGTTTGAAACTCAGAATCCGCAGTACGTCGCAATTATGGGCGGCACCGGATTTACACCTAATACGGTTTATCGCCAATTTGCGATCCTGGGTATCAATCTCAACACGATCTCGCTCGCATCGCTCCCGATCTTGACTTCGGCTCAGGTCGCGACGATCCAGACCTCGATCCTGAATGCGACCACGAATCCGCCGGCTAACCTCGGTGCTTTCCAGGGAGCTAACTTTGTAGGAATCAATCCTGATTTCAAAAATCCGCAGTCGTTCCAGTGGGGCGGCGGAGTTGAGCATCAGGTGTCGAGCGGCATCACGATCGGTGCTGACTACTCAGAAGTAAACACGATCTATTTGCAGCGTAACCGCGACATCAATCTGCCGGCACCGACCGGTCTCGATCCTGTTTCCGGTCGCGTTCTGGTTAACAGATCGCTTCGTCCGCTGACCAATATCGGAACTCTTCAGATCCGCGATTCGTCGGCGAGATCGGTATACCGTGCGTTGACGCTCCGAATGAATATGAATCGTAAGTGGGGCCGCATCAATGCGTTCTACACGCTTTCACGTTCGATGTCGGATGACGATAACGAACGCGATGCCGGCGGTGTGTTGTACGACAATCCGTACGATCTGAGCTCGGAAATGTATAATTCCCGACTCGACCGTCGTCACCAGTTTGTTGCTAATCCTATCTTCTTCCTGCCGTGGGGCTTCGAACTGTCAAGTGCGATCCGCCTTCGATCGGGTTCACCCGTCGATTCACGCGTCGGATCCGACCTTAACGGCGACGGAAATAGCAACGAGCGACCGATGACGGCACCGGGATTGGAATTGAGACGTAATTACTTTACGAATCGTCCGATCTACAACGTCGACCTTCGCGTTCAAAAGGGCATCAAGTTTGGCGAGACCCGCAAACTTTTGCTTAGTGCAGAGTTCTTTAACGTAATGAATCGTTCGGACAGTCAGTTCTCAGGATCGTCCACAACGAACTATTGCGCTACGTCAAATAACGTTTGTGGCCTTAGCGGCATCACGAATATCAACTTCTTGAATTTGATCCAACAGAGTCCTTCGGCTACCAACAACGGTAAGCTGAATCTCTCAGGATTAAATCCGGGCCAGCAGGTATTCCAGATGCAGCTCGGTGCTAGATTCCAATTCTAA
- a CDS encoding peptidase M14 produces MQTPKELAEMWEKEHISKYFPSDVRHKDLLIYLDDLRKLGLKVDEVGRSNAERSIYQVEFGRGPLKIFMWSQMHGDEPTATSALVDMLSYFQKHRQEDWVKKIEETVTIRAVPMLNPDGAEAYQRRNLQGIDVNRDAADLRTPEARLLKKLRDDWSPAIGFNLHNQQALTTVGRTPKQAAISLLVVFGDEAKTVNEGQARNQRVAAAMATALQQLIPGHIGRYDDEWAPTAFGDNFSAWGTPVILIETGALHGRDEMFLVKMNFVAFVTAIQSIVTGSEKTQDPAAYISLPSNGSGGIVNYLFRRANIIDHGDRTVGDIAVIAERRRASFVVSAKISAVGALGTLHGLDEYDASGFNVYQRFGKVRPGELGEFYFYKTDRVVDWNSSDLVFKFPPDAIFSAGRFIKGAELIPKK; encoded by the coding sequence TTGCAGACGCCGAAAGAACTCGCCGAAATGTGGGAGAAAGAGCATATTTCGAAGTATTTCCCCTCCGATGTTCGGCATAAGGACCTCCTCATATATCTCGACGATCTACGAAAACTCGGGCTCAAGGTCGATGAGGTAGGCCGTAGCAACGCGGAAAGGTCGATATACCAAGTCGAGTTTGGCCGCGGGCCTCTGAAGATCTTTATGTGGTCGCAGATGCACGGCGACGAACCGACGGCGACCTCAGCCTTGGTCGATATGCTGTCGTATTTCCAAAAGCATCGCCAAGAGGATTGGGTCAAGAAGATCGAGGAAACAGTTACGATACGAGCCGTGCCGATGCTTAATCCGGACGGTGCGGAGGCCTACCAACGGCGTAATCTTCAGGGAATCGATGTCAATCGCGATGCCGCCGACTTGCGGACACCGGAGGCTCGGTTGCTTAAGAAACTTCGTGATGATTGGTCGCCGGCGATCGGCTTCAATCTACATAATCAGCAGGCATTGACGACTGTCGGCCGGACGCCAAAGCAAGCGGCGATCTCACTTTTGGTGGTGTTTGGTGATGAGGCAAAGACCGTAAATGAGGGCCAGGCACGAAATCAACGCGTCGCGGCGGCGATGGCCACAGCTCTACAACAACTGATACCGGGCCATATCGGGCGTTACGACGATGAATGGGCACCTACCGCCTTTGGCGATAATTTTTCGGCGTGGGGGACGCCGGTGATATTGATCGAAACGGGAGCGCTCCACGGCCGGGACGAGATGTTTCTGGTTAAGATGAATTTCGTCGCTTTTGTAACTGCGATCCAATCGATAGTTACGGGTAGCGAGAAGACGCAGGATCCGGCGGCGTACATATCGCTACCGAGCAACGGCTCCGGCGGTATTGTAAATTATCTGTTTCGCAGGGCCAACATCATCGACCACGGCGATCGAACGGTGGGTGACATAGCTGTGATAGCGGAGCGTCGGCGAGCGAGCTTTGTGGTGTCGGCCAAAATATCGGCCGTCGGAGCGCTCGGGACTCTGCACGGGCTCGACGAATACGACGCTTCGGGTTTTAATGTTTACCAGCGATTTGGAAAGGTCCGTCCCGGTGAACTTGGCGAATTTTATTTTTATAAGACAGATCGAGTTGTTGATTGGAATAGTAGTGATCTGGTTTTCAAATTTCCGCCCGATGCTATCTTTTCAGCCGGCAGATTTATCAAAGGCGCGGAGCTTATACCTAAAAAGTAG